The Deltaproteobacteria bacterium genome segment GTCTGACCTATGTGGCGTGGAACGGTTGGCGGCGAAAAGACATGCGCTCGGCCGTGGCGATTCTCGCGGCACTGGCGATCTACGGCGTTTATGTCGATGCCACGTTCGCCGCTTACGGAATCTGGACGCCGAACACCGTCGTCGCAAAGATGAGCGCGGCGTATCCGGCCTCGGTACGCCTTGCCGAAGGCGTGAGGTATCTTCATGGCGCGGATCAGGCGCTCGGTCTGAGATTTCTCGTTTCCGGATTTCTGTTGCTGCTCTGGTATCGACGCGATCTCGCGGTCCTATTTTGTGCGGCGCTCGCGGCGTTGTTTCTCGCCAAGAGTGTTGCGGTCGGCGGAGACGCCATGATGGGTTTTCGCTTCGTCGCTCCGGCGCTTCCGGTCATGTTTGCGCTGGCGGCAGCGGGTTTTTCGAATCTATGGGTGAATCACCCCAAAGTCGGTGCCGTAGGTGTTGTGGTTCTCACGGCGGCTTGCGTCGTGAGCCTGCAATGGATCGCGCCGGCCCAGCCGGAGGCGGTCACGCAGGTGAAAAAGGCTCGATTCAACGCTGAACTCGTGGCGGGGTACATCGACATCGCCCGCGCGTTCGAGCCCTTCTGCCGCGAGGGGGACGAACTCGCCACGGACGTGGCCGGGACGTTCGCGTTTTTCACGAATTGCCGCGTGCTGGACACTTGGGGCCTGAACAGCGCCGAGATCGCCCGTCGGGGCCGGGCGCCGGACGGGGTGAGGTTCACGTCGTTCGGCGTCGTTGCGCCCGAGGTCGCGCTCGAGCGAAAGGCTCGATACATCCTCCCGTATCCCCCGGTGCCCATGCCGCGCGCATGGCCGCGCGAAAAGGCGCTCGCGTCGGTTTTTCCCGCGCCGTTCTACGTCAATCGACGCGAGATGGCCGAATATGATCTCGTGGCCGTAAAAACGCCCAGGGGCGTTTTCTCGTTTTTCCAGCGCCGACAAATTCCCGAGAGCTGAGCGAAAGGATGTGGACATGAGCGGCGAAGTTCGGGCGAGTGTGGAGCGACACGGCCATGTGGCCGTGGCGAGCTTTCGGCAACCTCGTGTATTCAACGCGTTTGACGAAGCGACGATCACCGAAATGATGAAGATCGTTCGCGCGCTCGGCCGCGAACCCGCCGTGCGCGCCGTCGTGCTGACCGGCGAGGGCAAGGCTTTTTGCGCGGGCGGCAACCTGCGCGCCGTCGTGGAAATGAATCCCGATCGGCCCGGGGAGGGTTTCTACCAGGTTGCGGCGATCTTTCATCAATGCGTGCAGGAGATTCGTACGATGAACAAAGCGGTCGTCGCCGCGATCAACGGCCCGGCGGCGGGGGGCGGATTCTCGCTCGCGCTGGCCTGCGATCTGCGCGTCATGGCCGAGTCCGCATTTCTCCAGCAGGCGTACACCTCGAACGGCCTTTGCATCGACGGAGCCGGGACGTTCACCCTGCCGCGCCTCGTCGGCATGGCGAAGGCGCTCGAAATCGCCATCCTCGACGAACGCATCGACGCGGATACCGCCCTGCGGCTCGGTCTCGTGCACCGAATCGCCCCCGACGCCGCGGTGCTCGACGAGGCCGTCGCGCTGGCCGAACGCGCGTCGCGCATGCCCGTGGGCGCGATCGGGCGGACGAAACGGTTGCTCAACCAATCGTTCAACGCGAGCCTGGAAGAACAGATGGAACGCGCGCGGATCGGGCTGGCCGACGCGGCAAACGGGCCGGAGGGGAGGGAGGGTCTAGCCGCTTTTCTCGAAAAGCGCCCCGCGAAATACCTCTAAACCCGCGTAAAGATTGACGCCCTACGGGGATTTTGCTAAACAAGCGCCCCTGATACGGTCTTTTGACAATTCGCGCGTTTGAAAAAACGCAAAAGTGTAGGCACGTAGCTCAGTTGGCTAGAGCGCTACCTTGACACGGTAGAGGTCGGCGGTTCGACCCCGTCCGTGCCTACCACCTTCTGAAATGGCGGTCTTCGGACCGCTCCCGACGCGTCCGCACGGCCATCCGCGCCGTCGGCGAGGCGTCCCTTGCCACCCGTTCTGACGGGATTTCAGTCGGTCGAGCGTTCGCGAGTGTCGGAAAACCTTCGTCGGTCGAACAATCGCGGATTGCCGCTTTCGGCGATCCCCTGGAGTGTGGATGTCTGAGATCACCCTCGCTTACGCGGGTGCATCGTACGCCTTGCCGACCGGCTCGACGCTGCGTGACCTGTTGCGCGAACTCGGCCCGAACAAGCCCCCGTCGATCATCGCCGCGCGTGTCGCCGGCGAGATTCGCGATCTCCATACACCGCTGA includes the following:
- a CDS encoding enoyl-CoA hydratase/isomerase family protein, producing the protein MSGEVRASVERHGHVAVASFRQPRVFNAFDEATITEMMKIVRALGREPAVRAVVLTGEGKAFCAGGNLRAVVEMNPDRPGEGFYQVAAIFHQCVQEIRTMNKAVVAAINGPAAGGGFSLALACDLRVMAESAFLQQAYTSNGLCIDGAGTFTLPRLVGMAKALEIAILDERIDADTALRLGLVHRIAPDAAVLDEAVALAERASRMPVGAIGRTKRLLNQSFNASLEEQMERARIGLADAANGPEGREGLAAFLEKRPAKYL